One Gossypium hirsutum isolate 1008001.06 chromosome A11, Gossypium_hirsutum_v2.1, whole genome shotgun sequence genomic window carries:
- the LOC107923740 gene encoding short-chain dehydrogenase TIC 32 A, chloroplastic, with the protein MLETVKYLIGSRGASGFGSKSTAEEVTETCPDLRPITAIITGATSGIGAETARVLAKRGARLVIPARNLKAAAEAKARIVSEFPNSEIVIMALDLSSLSSVRKFVLDFESLDLPLNLLINNAGRFAHHHAISEDGIEMTFATNYLGHFLLTKLLLNKMMETAKQSGVQGRIVNVSSSINGWFSGDMIRYLGQISRSKSQYDATLAYALSKLANVLHTKELAQRLKEMGANVTVNCVHPGIVRTRLTREREGFITDLFFILASKLLKTIPQAASTTCYVATHPRLENVSGKYFADCNETWTSKLGSDSIEASKLWTASEIMVSEIKKGLETYTNRPTERK; encoded by the exons ATGCTAGAAACCGTGAAGTACCTGATCGGTTCAAGAGGAGCAAGCGGGTTCGGCTCGAAATCCACGGCCGAGGAAGTTACTGAGACTTGCCCTGATCTCCGTCCTATCACTGCCATTATCACTG GTGCGACGTCGGGGATCGGTGCCGAGACGGCTCGAGTGTTGGCGAAACGAGGGGCGAGATTGGTGATTCCAGCACGGAACCTTAAAGCTGCGGCGGAGGCTAAGGCGAGGATCGTTTCTGAGTTTCCTAACTCTGAGATCGTTATAATGGCTCTTGATTTGAGTTCACTCAGTTCGGTTCGAAAATTCGTGTTGGATTTTGAATCACTTGACTTGCCTCTCAATCTCCTCAT AAACAACGCTGGTAGGTTTGCGCATCACCATGCAATCTCTGAGGATGGAATAGAGATGACATTTGCCACTAATTATCTAG GTCACTTTTTATTGACAAAACTGTTACTAAACAAGATGATGGAGACTGCAAAACAAAGCGGCGTTCAAGGGAGAATCGTGAACGTGTCGTCAAGTATCAACGGTTGGTTTTCCGGCGATATGATCCGGTACCTAGGTCAGATATCCAGAAGCAAAAG TCAATACGATGCGACACTTGCTTATGCTCTATCGAAGCTGGCTAATGTTTTGCATACCAAGGAGCTTGCTCAGCGACTCAAG GAAATGGGTGCCAACGTGACAGTGAACTGTGTTCATCCTGGGATTGTAAGAACCCGTCTTACCAGAGAACGTGAAGGCTTCATCACAG ATCTGTTTTTCATTTTAGCTTCAAAGCTGCTGAAGACAATCCCACAG GCAGCTTCCACTACATGTTACGTTGCAACACATCCAAGATTAGAGAATGTTAGTGGGAAATACTTTGCGGACTGTAATGAAACATGGACCTCAAAACTGGGTTCCGATTCCATTGAAGCTTCAAAGCTATGGACTGCCTCTGAAATCATGGTGTCTGAGATTAAAAAAGGGCTAGAAACATACACGAACAGACCAACCGAGAGAAAGTAA